In a single window of the Methylophaga frappieri genome:
- a CDS encoding flagellar transcriptional regulator FlhD: MTTNQQDFYQLNLAYLHAARELARIDPQEAVLRFGLTRDVVDALINAGVDDLQRVATSSFMLFQPRGNQSQLIEMVKSKGTGIPRIAYLLSTLNNKGDS; the protein is encoded by the coding sequence ATGACAACCAATCAACAAGACTTCTATCAATTAAATTTGGCGTACCTACACGCAGCACGAGAATTGGCGCGAATTGATCCGCAAGAGGCCGTCTTGCGCTTTGGACTTACACGCGACGTAGTTGATGCTCTGATTAATGCTGGTGTTGACGACCTGCAACGAGTGGCGACCTCATCATTCATGCTGTTTCAACCAAGGGGTAACCAAAGCCAACTGATTGAGATGGTGAAGAGCAAAGGCACAGGTATCCCAAGAATCGCTTATTTATTATCAACCCTAAACAACAAGGGGGATTCATGA
- a CDS encoding conjugal transfer protein TraG N-terminal domain-containing protein: MWEIYSIGDSAFLEQVLNAVAMITGTGDFTSMVRIGLLIGVLMVSVQALMQGGRGINFQHVLVSWLVFATMFGPSTRVSIEDAYTGQVRVVDNVPIGVAAAGSTISTVGFQITRLFETAFSTPAMTEYGFASSLQSLIKVRKQVMDRSGLGDANRVGGSDIEQSWFYYIKECTLIGIDIGQKNLDQVLSDPNPMTAIRFDSRIYGTRIMLSGSSSDLDCTDAYSQLKLMTESTFIPRLKQVLSASLGTSSATDTDDVIRNALNNLGLASVNTQEYMTASVLLPIYEQSVTGKYMDDQAFTAAVMVNQAIEQRNTQWAAEQTLFQSIVRPMMTFFEGFIYAITPLMAFVIALGQIGMRMAGKYLLILLWIQLWMPVMAIINLYIHLTVAGKMSALDAFAGTEVPSFAGMMQMDSVLQTWIATGGMLASSVPAISLMLVYGSAITATHLAGRLQNGDAIDEKLASPDVAKNAPVMQSQSMFQNSALTGSAMTGASNLLSSFSVGNAVGSMVGSAKESMTQATQAFSRQVGNTMSRTFGEKLSYDNLSSVGRQIGSSNSASSAVVNQVTDDLQTRYGFGDDKKDAVRGLVSGVLSGGLRVGGDGTITNPGEKEVADKGFLGRLLGTGGNDSPQGNLPGVDKPDSSRVPKLSRVRAGLDLGGNFSGQVESSEGSSRSTTANTLTGEMHSLASSDSRRAEYRDAMVKDLSDSRRSGVEMSLSNQDYQSLQSSAQDVITASNRFSELDQASYSLSGQRNTDGATLTRLAADNPEVMDYLGRYMNQHVEAGNRLRENLPMYQRLLPDDNQAYVAAAMESLTYSNSSTPAERDNDYQAAMTVMAMATGADLRSIQPRSNEGLSSAAPTFGGTQSQVESGVLGGYEDAATVQTQFNAAQSAYQTNLSGIDGQLNAHQQQAQQAVATDTSTYQSGLNSEAGSQWRSRIMADDSGVSGAEMFFNSASAIGDFSGKHTDAALHTLNHFGEDYESYKEQALEDPGSRGFLHNATVASKSTWDGLKAAVDAGTSLENPLTAFNDAYSGSSSQYASEVNWGTKSEAMLAGAFGAAVNNRYGEFLEQYADDFKQEAYSEGQRMGLTPIQSQVFAQAFNEGLAGRVFNSEDSSSWAPEMLGLREQMLNEYRQKDESGAYIPDSVSEEDKAFVDKQIAVISNASLAGDYAQNNLIDIRAYNQASGRN; this comes from the coding sequence ATGTGGGAAATCTATTCCATCGGGGATTCGGCTTTTTTAGAGCAGGTCTTGAACGCTGTCGCGATGATTACTGGTACAGGCGACTTTACTTCAATGGTTCGCATTGGCTTGCTCATTGGGGTATTGATGGTCTCTGTTCAGGCCTTAATGCAAGGTGGTCGAGGGATTAACTTTCAACACGTTTTAGTCTCATGGCTAGTCTTTGCAACCATGTTTGGGCCCAGTACCCGAGTGAGCATTGAGGATGCGTACACGGGACAAGTTCGAGTGGTTGATAATGTGCCCATCGGTGTTGCTGCCGCAGGCAGTACGATTTCGACTGTTGGCTTTCAAATCACGCGATTGTTTGAAACGGCGTTCTCAACTCCCGCCATGACGGAATACGGCTTTGCATCCAGTTTACAGTCACTGATTAAAGTGAGAAAACAGGTGATGGATCGCTCTGGGTTGGGTGATGCAAATCGTGTCGGCGGCTCGGATATCGAGCAATCGTGGTTTTACTACATCAAAGAGTGCACCTTGATTGGTATCGACATCGGCCAAAAGAACCTCGATCAGGTGCTGAGTGATCCTAACCCGATGACAGCGATTAGGTTTGATTCGCGCATTTATGGCACTCGAATCATGCTCAGTGGTAGCAGTAGCGATCTGGACTGCACCGATGCCTATAGCCAACTGAAACTCATGACAGAATCAACCTTCATTCCAAGGCTTAAACAGGTTCTGTCAGCCTCATTGGGGACTTCGTCAGCAACGGACACTGATGACGTGATCCGAAATGCACTGAATAACCTTGGTTTGGCTTCGGTTAACACCCAAGAGTATATGACCGCGTCAGTGCTTTTGCCTATTTATGAGCAAAGCGTGACGGGAAAGTATATGGATGATCAAGCTTTCACCGCAGCCGTTATGGTTAACCAAGCGATTGAGCAGCGTAATACGCAATGGGCGGCGGAGCAGACCCTGTTCCAGAGTATCGTTCGTCCGATGATGACGTTTTTTGAGGGGTTCATTTACGCCATCACCCCATTGATGGCCTTTGTGATAGCCCTTGGCCAAATAGGGATGCGAATGGCTGGGAAGTACTTGTTAATCCTGCTTTGGATTCAACTTTGGATGCCTGTCATGGCCATCATTAACCTGTATATTCATTTAACCGTTGCAGGGAAAATGTCTGCTCTTGATGCCTTTGCAGGTACAGAAGTGCCATCTTTTGCTGGGATGATGCAGATGGATTCAGTGCTGCAAACCTGGATAGCTACTGGCGGCATGTTGGCGTCGAGTGTTCCGGCGATTTCGCTCATGCTCGTTTATGGCTCAGCAATAACCGCTACCCACTTGGCTGGGCGTCTACAAAACGGTGATGCCATTGATGAAAAGCTGGCAAGTCCAGATGTCGCGAAAAATGCCCCGGTAATGCAATCACAGTCAATGTTCCAAAATTCAGCCCTCACTGGTTCTGCTATGACCGGCGCGTCAAACCTACTAAGCAGTTTCTCTGTCGGAAACGCAGTGGGTTCAATGGTCGGCTCTGCAAAAGAATCCATGACTCAGGCAACTCAAGCCTTTAGCCGTCAGGTTGGCAATACCATGAGTCGAACCTTTGGTGAAAAGCTAAGTTACGACAACCTTTCTTCGGTTGGACGTCAGATTGGTTCTTCTAACTCCGCATCTAGCGCCGTTGTTAATCAGGTTACTGATGACCTGCAAACTCGGTATGGTTTTGGAGACGATAAAAAAGATGCTGTACGTGGCTTGGTATCGGGCGTGCTATCGGGAGGCCTAAGGGTCGGTGGCGATGGAACCATTACTAATCCCGGTGAGAAAGAAGTTGCTGATAAGGGCTTTCTTGGAAGGCTTCTTGGTACTGGCGGCAATGATTCTCCACAGGGCAACTTGCCAGGAGTCGATAAGCCAGACTCATCTCGTGTACCAAAACTATCAAGGGTACGAGCAGGGCTGGATTTAGGTGGTAACTTTAGTGGCCAAGTTGAGTCGTCAGAAGGCAGTTCTCGATCTACGACCGCAAATACGCTCACTGGGGAGATGCATAGCTTGGCATCAAGTGATTCACGACGTGCTGAGTATCGCGATGCGATGGTTAAGGACCTTTCAGATTCAAGACGTTCTGGCGTTGAAATGTCGTTGTCTAACCAAGACTATCAGTCACTTCAGAGTTCAGCACAAGACGTTATCACGGCATCAAACCGTTTTAGTGAGCTTGATCAGGCCAGCTACAGTCTATCAGGACAAAGGAACACGGATGGTGCGACGTTAACTCGATTAGCAGCGGATAATCCTGAAGTCATGGATTATTTAGGTCGCTATATGAACCAGCATGTTGAAGCAGGTAACCGATTACGTGAAAACCTTCCAATGTATCAGCGCTTGCTACCTGATGATAATCAGGCGTATGTGGCCGCAGCTATGGAGTCTTTAACCTATAGCAACTCCTCAACGCCCGCTGAACGAGACAATGATTATCAAGCAGCAATGACTGTTATGGCCATGGCTACCGGAGCCGATTTACGATCAATTCAACCGCGCTCTAATGAAGGCTTGTCATCAGCTGCACCTACTTTTGGTGGTACTCAAAGCCAAGTTGAATCGGGTGTATTGGGCGGCTACGAGGATGCTGCAACAGTTCAAACTCAGTTCAACGCAGCTCAATCGGCTTACCAAACCAATCTGTCTGGTATAGATGGACAGTTGAATGCGCATCAGCAGCAAGCTCAGCAGGCCGTAGCTACTGACACAAGTACCTATCAATCTGGACTAAACAGTGAAGCTGGATCTCAGTGGCGATCACGCATTATGGCTGATGATAGCGGAGTTTCTGGTGCTGAAATGTTCTTCAACAGCGCCAGTGCTATTGGTGATTTCAGTGGCAAGCATACTGATGCAGCTCTGCATACCTTGAATCACTTTGGCGAAGACTATGAGAGTTACAAAGAACAAGCGCTTGAAGATCCTGGCTCACGAGGTTTCTTGCACAACGCAACGGTGGCCAGCAAATCAACCTGGGATGGGTTAAAAGCCGCCGTTGATGCCGGAACCTCTTTGGAAAATCCATTGACGGCGTTTAATGATGCATACAGTGGATCGAGTTCGCAGTATGCCTCCGAAGTAAACTGGGGCACTAAGTCTGAAGCCATGTTGGCGGGGGCATTTGGTGCGGCAGTTAACAATCGATATGGTGAGTTCTTAGAACAGTATGCCGATGATTTCAAACAGGAAGCATACAGCGAAGGGCAGAGAATGGGATTGACCCCGATTCAAAGTCAAGTGTTCGCTCAAGCTTTCAATGAAGGTTTGGCGGGACGCGTATTCAACTCTGAAGACTCATCGAGTTGGGCGCCTGAAATGCTAGGTCTAAGGGAGCAAATGCTAAATGAGTATCGTCAAAAGGATGAGAGTGGCGCTTACATTCCTGACAGTGTGTCCGAAGAAGATAAAGCATTTGTGGATAAGCAGATAGCGGTGATCTCAAATGCATCGCTTGCGGGAGATTATGCTCAGAACAACTTGATCGATATTAGGGCTTATAACCAGGCATCAGGAAGGAACTGA
- a CDS encoding lytic transglycosylase domain-containing protein, with protein sequence MKTIKAKTIALVIAMSASTSVYAFPGYQWEKAAQSVGIDPVMLYAVALAESASHRGLNMTSPWPYAIRNGSNATYAKSKTEAEQLLNQALQETEKYQLDIGLMQINLHWHGHRVSSAAELLDPITNLTVGSSILAEAIKSSPNDLELGIGRYHSWNEERARWYGQRVLSIYRNILHELEVRQ encoded by the coding sequence ATGAAAACGATTAAAGCAAAAACCATTGCCCTAGTGATAGCCATGTCCGCAAGCACTTCAGTCTATGCGTTTCCGGGCTATCAGTGGGAAAAAGCAGCACAAAGCGTTGGTATTGATCCAGTCATGCTCTACGCCGTTGCCTTGGCTGAGTCGGCCTCACATCGTGGTCTCAACATGACCAGTCCATGGCCATACGCAATTCGCAATGGTTCAAACGCAACCTACGCCAAATCTAAGACAGAAGCAGAGCAACTGTTAAACCAGGCACTGCAAGAGACTGAAAAATATCAGCTCGATATTGGCCTTATGCAAATCAATTTGCATTGGCATGGGCATCGGGTGAGCTCAGCAGCGGAACTGCTAGACCCCATCACCAACCTTACGGTCGGCTCAAGTATTTTGGCCGAAGCAATCAAGTCTTCACCAAATGATTTAGAGCTTGGCATAGGCCGCTATCACAGTTGGAACGAAGAGCGTGCACGCTGGTATGGGCAGAGAGTGCTTTCTATCTATCGCAATATTTTACATGAACTGGAGGTCCGTCAATGA
- a CDS encoding FlhC family transcriptional regulator: protein MIDNLSKSELFTRASLLIKYGFRTTIIALDTGLPIHIIRRLHKEVTGKSPCPGQLPESDAIVKSRRALVEGSLLMALYVNIGGDNVYKQLNIDALMKAYDAYLVAREEADLPAEIPWKKLTINEGWVLARDLRSQLASLHRCRCGSLYLTVSQQRIQLKCPVCEIMAEQTTRALFEN from the coding sequence ATGATTGATAACCTGTCCAAAAGTGAGCTATTTACCCGAGCCTCGCTGCTTATTAAATACGGATTTCGAACAACCATCATCGCGCTCGATACAGGTTTGCCAATCCACATTATCAGAAGGCTCCACAAAGAAGTGACTGGCAAGTCACCTTGTCCTGGTCAATTGCCAGAATCTGATGCCATCGTTAAAAGTAGAAGAGCCTTAGTTGAAGGCTCTCTGCTGATGGCGCTTTATGTCAATATTGGTGGTGACAATGTCTACAAGCAATTAAATATTGATGCTTTGATGAAGGCTTACGATGCGTACTTGGTTGCAAGAGAAGAAGCAGATCTTCCAGCTGAGATCCCATGGAAAAAACTGACCATCAATGAAGGTTGGGTTCTAGCTCGTGATTTAAGGTCACAGCTTGCATCCTTACACCGTTGTCGATGCGGTAGTCTGTATTTGACGGTATCTCAACAGCGCATTCAGCTTAAATGTCCTGTGTGTGAGATTATGGCCGAGCAAACCACTAGAGCACTTTTTGAGAACTAA
- the eexS gene encoding entry exclusion protein EexS, whose amino-acid sequence MTNLLKSLPARCWFISLGLFLATLAAAHFFPSEILTASAKLAALPFLICTIVFFGYLGFKATCNPIGLIAIITMLLAIAYWQASWTIVGLGLFFIAICTGIRFLSSQVKDSGRTLSIEEKWYWYKLHSFFDGFYPRYPKKPKK is encoded by the coding sequence ATGACAAACTTACTTAAATCTTTACCAGCACGCTGCTGGTTTATATCACTGGGACTTTTTCTGGCGACTTTGGCTGCGGCTCATTTTTTTCCATCAGAAATATTAACGGCATCTGCCAAGTTAGCGGCTTTGCCATTTCTGATCTGCACCATCGTTTTTTTCGGCTACTTGGGATTCAAAGCGACCTGTAACCCCATCGGCCTAATAGCCATCATCACGATGCTTTTAGCAATCGCATATTGGCAAGCGAGTTGGACAATTGTTGGTTTGGGACTCTTTTTCATAGCTATTTGTACTGGAATTAGATTCTTGAGTAGCCAAGTTAAAGATTCGGGTAGAACTTTGAGCATTGAAGAAAAATGGTATTGGTATAAGCTCCATTCGTTTTTTGATGGCTTTTATCCAAGGTATCCCAAAAAGCCAAAAAAATAG
- a CDS encoding DUF6475 domain-containing protein: MQEVDKREFAEVWGAAWAMYGKSVSPQLLSIAFEALRAYSIEEVRIGLTRHIQSPDTGQFFPKPADVIKHIDGNSGSRAMVAWNKVDKAVRQVGAWTSVMFDDALIHRVISDMGGWVELCKVDDREYPFKQKEFLTRYQAYLLRDEVGEYPRLLQGIADHQNQQKGFDMQAPVAVGDWSKAAQVYTRGIADFSAVPLKRISPKAIQALLGNQLEDKNEND; encoded by the coding sequence GTGCAGGAGGTTGATAAACGCGAGTTTGCTGAAGTTTGGGGAGCAGCTTGGGCCATGTATGGCAAAAGCGTATCACCACAATTGCTATCCATCGCATTTGAAGCCCTTCGTGCTTATAGCATTGAAGAAGTGCGAATCGGTCTGACTCGGCATATTCAATCACCGGATACTGGGCAATTTTTTCCAAAGCCCGCTGACGTCATCAAGCATATCGACGGCAACTCAGGTTCAAGAGCCATGGTTGCTTGGAACAAAGTTGACAAGGCTGTTCGTCAGGTTGGCGCTTGGACATCCGTGATGTTTGACGATGCGCTTATCCACCGCGTGATTTCAGACATGGGTGGATGGGTTGAACTCTGCAAGGTTGATGACAGGGAATACCCCTTTAAGCAAAAAGAGTTTTTAACACGCTACCAGGCTTACTTGCTACGGGACGAAGTGGGTGAATACCCAAGGCTATTACAGGGTATTGCAGACCATCAGAACCAGCAAAAAGGATTTGATATGCAAGCGCCTGTTGCCGTAGGCGACTGGTCAAAAGCGGCACAAGTTTATACGAGAGGCATCGCCGACTTTAGCGCAGTGCCATTAAAAAGAATAAGCCCGAAAGCCATTCAGGCGCTTCTCGGAAATCAATTAGAGGACAAAAATGAAAACGATTAA
- a CDS encoding helix-turn-helix domain-containing protein, translated as MEVFNTTQKHLRRAIDLVGGQSALARAINSKQQNVWFWLNKSGRVPAEFVLPIEQATQGQVTRSQLRPDIYPECPSELKASNQ; from the coding sequence ATGGAAGTGTTCAACACGACACAAAAACATCTCCGCCGTGCCATTGACTTGGTCGGCGGGCAATCAGCATTAGCAAGAGCCATCAACTCAAAACAGCAAAACGTCTGGTTTTGGTTGAATAAATCAGGGCGTGTTCCCGCTGAATTCGTTTTACCCATCGAACAAGCTACGCAAGGACAGGTAACCCGATCTCAGTTAAGACCGGACATCTATCCCGAATGCCCAAGCGAGCTGAAAGCCAGTAACCAGTAG
- a CDS encoding peptide chain release factor 3: MANQDFLNEINKRRTFAIISHPDAGKTTLTEKLLYFGGAIQMAGSVKSRKTDKHATSDWMEMEKERGISVTSSVMQFPYRDRIVNLLDTPGHADFSEDTYRTLTAVDSALMVIDSAKGVEERTIKLMEVCRLRDTPILTFINKLDREGREPIELLDEVETILNIQCAPITWPIGMGKGFKGIFHLLNDSVHLFQPHTKEAGEIIQGLDNPRLDELFGPMAGDLREEIELVRGASHEFDLDEFLAGKLTPVFFGSAMNNFGITELMDSFVEYAPAPQPRETKTREVSAQEEKFSGFVFKIQANMDPKHRDRIAFLRVCSGQYSKGMKLFQSRTSKEVTIANAVTFMAAEREQAEVAWPGDILGLHNHGTIQIGDTFTQGEDLQFTGIPYFAPELFRRVRLKDPLKNKALLKGLQQLSEEGATQLFRPLDNNDLILGAVGVLQFDVVVHRLKGEYNVECAYEPVQVHTARWVYCDDVKKLEEFKRKASQNLAWDGAENLTYIAPTRVNLDLTMERWPDIEFRATREHL; this comes from the coding sequence ATGGCAAACCAAGATTTTCTCAATGAAATCAATAAGCGAAGGACCTTTGCTATCATCTCGCACCCGGATGCGGGTAAAACGACCCTGACCGAAAAACTGCTGTATTTTGGTGGCGCGATTCAGATGGCGGGTAGCGTTAAGTCACGCAAAACCGACAAGCATGCGACCTCTGACTGGATGGAAATGGAGAAGGAGCGCGGCATTTCGGTGACCTCCTCGGTGATGCAGTTCCCTTATCGAGACCGTATCGTCAACCTGCTTGATACACCGGGTCACGCCGACTTCTCGGAAGATACCTACCGTACTTTAACGGCCGTCGATTCGGCGTTAATGGTTATCGACAGTGCCAAGGGCGTTGAGGAACGCACCATCAAACTGATGGAGGTCTGCCGTCTTCGTGATACCCCGATTCTGACCTTCATCAATAAGCTCGACCGTGAAGGTCGTGAGCCAATTGAACTACTCGATGAAGTTGAAACCATTCTTAATATTCAATGTGCACCAATCACTTGGCCGATTGGTATGGGCAAAGGATTTAAAGGTATTTTCCATCTGTTGAATGACAGCGTGCATTTGTTTCAGCCGCATACGAAAGAAGCGGGTGAGATTATTCAGGGCCTAGATAATCCGCGTCTCGACGAATTGTTTGGCCCAATGGCTGGCGATTTGCGCGAAGAAATTGAACTGGTGCGTGGTGCCAGCCATGAGTTTGATTTGGATGAATTTTTGGCGGGCAAACTGACGCCGGTTTTTTTCGGTTCTGCGATGAATAACTTCGGTATTACCGAGTTGATGGACTCATTTGTTGAGTACGCACCAGCGCCTCAGCCCCGCGAAACTAAAACGCGTGAAGTCAGCGCACAGGAAGAAAAATTCAGTGGTTTTGTGTTTAAGATTCAAGCCAATATGGATCCGAAACACCGTGATCGGATCGCTTTTTTACGGGTCTGTAGCGGCCAGTACAGTAAAGGGATGAAACTATTTCAATCCCGAACGAGTAAAGAGGTAACCATTGCCAATGCCGTGACGTTTATGGCGGCTGAACGGGAACAAGCTGAAGTGGCTTGGCCAGGCGATATTTTAGGCCTGCATAATCACGGCACAATTCAAATTGGTGATACTTTTACTCAGGGTGAAGATCTGCAATTTACCGGTATTCCTTACTTTGCGCCTGAGCTGTTTCGTCGTGTCAGATTGAAAGATCCCCTCAAAAACAAAGCCTTGTTAAAAGGCTTGCAACAGCTTAGCGAAGAAGGGGCGACGCAACTATTCCGACCATTAGATAATAATGATTTGATATTAGGTGCCGTTGGTGTCTTGCAGTTCGATGTGGTCGTGCATCGACTCAAGGGAGAATACAACGTCGAGTGTGCCTACGAGCCAGTGCAAGTGCATACCGCGCGCTGGGTGTACTGTGATGATGTAAAAAAATTAGAGGAGTTTAAACGTAAAGCTTCTCAAAACCTGGCTTGGGATGGTGCCGAAAATCTCACTTACATTGCGCCAACGCGGGTTAATTTGGATTTAACGATGGAACGTTGGCCGGATATTGAATTTCGTGCAACGCGTGAGCACTTATAG
- a CDS encoding LexA family protein encodes MKTLSERLNHALQLTGVTQSELARRIGIKQQSISQICSGKSARSRYTMQIAEALRVNAHWLATGDGEIGLGVGNVEVGPDIKGRIPLINWVQAGDWTEIAEGFAHEDAEEWREVTGKAHEGCFALRVKGDSMENPSGKKSIPEGAVIVVDPELPYSSGSLVVARLDDSKEATFKQLVIDGEQKYLKPLNPQYPAIPINGNCTIIGVVRQAIIDFW; translated from the coding sequence ATGAAAACTTTATCCGAACGACTAAACCATGCCTTGCAGCTTACTGGGGTAACTCAGTCTGAGTTGGCTCGTCGCATTGGTATCAAACAGCAGTCGATCAGCCAGATTTGCTCTGGTAAATCGGCTAGGTCTCGTTACACCATGCAGATCGCGGAGGCGCTTCGCGTGAATGCTCATTGGCTCGCCACAGGTGATGGCGAGATTGGCTTGGGGGTCGGTAATGTAGAAGTCGGGCCTGATATTAAGGGAAGAATTCCTCTCATTAACTGGGTTCAGGCCGGTGATTGGACTGAAATAGCGGAGGGATTTGCCCATGAAGATGCTGAGGAGTGGCGTGAAGTCACTGGGAAAGCACATGAGGGTTGTTTCGCACTTCGCGTAAAAGGCGACAGTATGGAAAATCCAAGCGGAAAAAAATCCATACCTGAGGGGGCAGTGATCGTTGTTGATCCTGAGTTACCTTACTCTTCAGGTTCATTGGTTGTTGCGCGTTTGGATGATTCGAAAGAAGCAACCTTTAAGCAGTTGGTTATTGATGGTGAACAGAAGTATCTAAAACCTTTGAACCCGCAATACCCTGCAATACCGATCAACGGCAACTGCACCATCATCGGTGTAGTACGACAAGCTATCATCGATTTCTGGTAG